In Arthrobacter ramosus, one DNA window encodes the following:
- a CDS encoding SpaH/EbpB family LPXTG-anchored major pilin produces the protein MKSSKVRRGIIASLAAIASAGMLALGAGGAHAANTANIDPSKTGSLTIHKYEKPATPTNLPNDGTALTPAQTAALTPMAGVTFTVQKVNNIDLTTNAGWTAAAALTPAQAAAQAATPGSTTTTDASGTASLGNLPLGLYLVTETGYPAGVTPSAPFLVTLPMTDPAGGNGWLYDVNVYPKNAVTTATKTVNDASAIKLGDAVTWTITSDIPNVNPIDGYRIVDKLDPKLSYTSSTVALSNNAALVLNTDYTVAFDTATNTLTVDFTATGRAVLAANPTAKVLVTVNSTVSTVGEIANTALVYPNAASFTITPGQPNGPVVTPPVITKWGDIVLHKKDSQSSAALAGALFSVYTSRADALAGTNAISVGGVSSWTTDASGNLVISGLRYSNWANGATVTSGQPGYQSYWLVETKAPSGYELLAQPVETTVTSNDPSVVTVTINNVPHNAGFQLPLTGGVGTWALTAGGILVLAGAGLFMVTGRRKRNEAK, from the coding sequence ATGAAATCATCGAAGGTGAGGCGCGGCATAATAGCCTCTTTGGCCGCAATAGCCTCAGCTGGGATGCTCGCCCTCGGAGCCGGAGGTGCACACGCGGCGAACACCGCGAACATCGATCCGTCCAAGACAGGTTCGTTGACCATCCATAAGTACGAGAAGCCGGCGACGCCGACGAACCTGCCTAACGATGGAACGGCACTGACCCCGGCCCAGACCGCGGCACTGACCCCGATGGCGGGGGTGACGTTCACGGTGCAGAAGGTCAACAACATTGACCTGACCACCAACGCGGGATGGACTGCCGCTGCTGCCTTGACGCCGGCCCAGGCCGCGGCGCAGGCGGCCACCCCGGGCTCCACGACCACGACGGACGCGAGTGGAACGGCGAGCCTGGGGAACCTTCCCCTGGGCCTGTACCTGGTGACTGAGACCGGCTATCCCGCTGGTGTCACTCCCTCGGCCCCGTTCCTGGTGACCCTTCCGATGACGGACCCCGCGGGCGGGAACGGCTGGCTGTATGACGTGAACGTCTACCCCAAGAACGCCGTGACTACAGCGACGAAGACCGTGAACGACGCCTCCGCGATCAAGCTCGGTGACGCGGTAACGTGGACCATCACGTCCGACATTCCCAACGTCAACCCGATCGATGGGTACCGGATTGTCGACAAGCTCGATCCGAAGCTGAGCTACACCAGCTCGACAGTGGCGCTTTCGAACAACGCGGCACTGGTGTTGAACACCGATTACACGGTCGCGTTCGATACGGCCACGAATACCCTCACGGTCGACTTCACCGCCACCGGCCGGGCCGTGCTCGCGGCCAACCCCACGGCCAAGGTCCTGGTGACGGTGAACTCCACCGTCAGTACGGTCGGTGAGATCGCGAACACGGCTCTTGTCTACCCGAACGCGGCCAGCTTCACCATCACTCCGGGCCAGCCCAACGGTCCGGTCGTCACTCCTCCAGTTATTACCAAGTGGGGCGACATCGTGCTCCACAAGAAGGATTCCCAGAGCTCCGCGGCCCTGGCCGGGGCCTTGTTCTCGGTCTACACGAGCCGGGCCGATGCCCTGGCCGGCACGAACGCGATCAGCGTCGGAGGTGTCAGTTCCTGGACCACCGATGCCAGCGGCAACCTGGTGATCTCCGGTCTGCGCTACTCCAACTGGGCCAACGGGGCAACAGTGACCTCGGGCCAGCCCGGCTACCAGAGCTACTGGCTCGTGGAGACCAAAGCCCCGTCGGGCTACGAGCTGCTCGCCCAGCCGGTCGAGACCACGGTCACCAGCAACGACCCGTCAGTGGTCACAGTGACGATCAACAACGTCCCGCACAACGCCGGGTTCCAGCTGCCCCTCACCGGTGGTGTGGGAACCTGGGCCCTGACCGCCGGCGGGATCCTCGTGCTGGCAGGCGCCGGTCTCTTCATGGTCACCGGCCGACGGAAGCGTAACGAGGCAAAGTAA